GCGAACTAGTGTCCCGGGTCGCCGCGTTGCTGTCCGGAGCGGACCTGACCGACCACCCGCCGCCGGACCCGACCGCGCTCGGCGTCGCGGCCCCACGGATCACCCCGCCGGCATCGCTGGCCGCGCTCTGCTCGACTGATCCTGTCGACCGGGCTGGACACGCCCGCGGCAAGGCGTTTCGCGACGTCGCACGCAACCTGCAGGGCCAGCTTGAGCACCTCCCCGACCTGATCGCCCGACCGCGCAGCGAGCAAGACCTGGTTGACGTGCTCGATTGGTGTGCGTGCGGGGAAATTTCGGTCATCCCGTACGGCGGCGGCAGCTCAGTGGTCGGCGGCGTCGAGCCACGCTTCGACGAGCCGGCGGTCACGATGGACGTCACCGCCATGGGCGCGGTGCTGGAGATCGATCGCGTCAGCCGCGCTGCGCGCATCCAGGCGGGTGCGCTCGGTCCGGCGCTCGAGGACCAGCTTCGCCCCCACGATCTGACCCTGCGTCACTTCCCACAGTCCTTCGGGTTCTCGACTCTCGGCGGTTGGTTGGCCACCCGCGCCGGCGGGCATTTCGCCACGCTCTATACCCACATCGACGACCTGACCGAATCGCTGCGGGTCGTCACTCCGGCCGGAATCAGCGAATCGCGGCGGCTGCCCGGATCCGGCGCTGGGCCATCCCATGACCGGCTGTTCCTCGGGTCCGAGGGGACGCTCGGCATCATCACCGAGGCGTGGATGCGGTTGCAAAACCGTCCCCGGTGGCAGGTCACGGCGTCAGTGGCGTTCGACGATTGGGCCGCCGCGGTCACCGCGACCCGAACGATTGCGCAGGCCGGGCTTTACCCGGCGAACTGCCGGCTGCTGGATCCGGCCGAGGCGTTCCTGAACGCCGGCACGCCGGTCGGCGGCGGGCTGTTAGTGCTGGCGTTCGAATCGGCTGACCACCCTATTGACCCGTGGCTTGACCGCGCCGTGGTGATCACCGCCGAACACGGCGGCACCGTGATCGCGCGGCGCAGTCGCGAAACTACAAGTGACGCAACCGAACACGACGCCGCTACGAACTGGCGCTCCGCTTTTCTGCGGATGCCGTATCAACGAGACGCGCTGGCCCGCCGCGCAGTCATCGCCGAGACGTTCGAAACCGCGTGCACCTGGGCCGGATTCGATGCGCTGCATGCCGCAGTGACCGATGCCGCCCGGGCGGCGATCGGAAAGGTCTGCGGGACCGGGGCGGTGACCTGCCGGTTCACCCATGTCTACCCCGACGGACCGGCGCCCTACTACGGCATCTACGCCGGTGGGAGTTGGGGATCGCTCGACGTGCAGTGGGACGAGATCAAGGCCGCCGTGTCGGAGGCGATCAGCGCCACCGGCGGTACCATCACCCACCACCACGCGGTCGGTCGCGACCATCGCCCCTGGTACGACCGGCAGCGTCCCGACCCGTTCGCCGCAGCCCTGCGGGCAGCGAAGTCCGCACTCGACCCGGCCGGGATCCTCAACCCGGGGGTGCTGTTCGGTCCCTGATCAGCCGTGCCCAATCCGCAGCAGCTCGGCCAGGCTCGGCAATTTGACCCGGGGACGCCCGTGCGGTTCGCCCGCCGCCCGCTCGAAGTGGTCGATGGCCTGCCAGTGCTCGGAGGTCACCAGTTTCGGTTGGCGTGCGGCCAGCCAATCGATCAGCTTGTCGGCATGGTCGGCAGCGAAATCGGCCAGGCCGTTGTCCCCGGCACCGGCAAGATCCTTGATCAAGGTGTCCACGGTGTCCTGGGAGTCCTTCTTGTTGGTCCCGATCACTCCGGTCGGCCCGCGCTTGATCCACCCGACGACGTATTCGTTGCGGCTGCCGTCGATTCGGCCGCCGGTGTTGGGGATGGTCCCGCTCTTGTCGTCGAAGGGCAGCCCGGGCGTGGGCACACCGCGGTAGCCGACCGACCGCACGACGAGCTGAACCGGCAGCTCCTCGCGTTCGCCGGTGTCCTTGGCTGCCACCCGCCCGCTGCTGTCGGAGACCAGCTCGTTGCGGCCCAGCACGATCCGCTCCACCTTGCCGTCGCCTCGGATCTCGATCGGAGAGGTCAGGAACCGGAACACCATGCGGCGGTGTCCCGGGCGGGGTTCGCGGCCCGCATAGCCGCGCAACACCTTGATGTTTTGCTTGCAGACCTTGCCCACCGCGGCCGCGTCCTCGTCGGTAATGCCGTCCAGGTCCGCCGGGTCGATCACCACGTCAACCCCGTCGAGGTCGGCCAGCTCGCGCAGCTCCAGCGTGGTGAACGCGGCCTGTAGCGGGCCTCGCCGGCCGACGATCACCACTTCCTCCACACCGCGTGGGCGCAGCGACGCCAAGGCGTGGTCGGCGATATCGGTGCGGGCCAGCTCTTCGGGATCGGTGATCAGAATGCGTGCGACGTCCAGCGCGACGTTTCCATTGCCAATGACGACGGCTCGGGCACCCGACAGATCCGGTGCCACCCGCTCAAAACTTGGGTGCGCGTTGTACCAGCCCACGAAGTCGACCGCGGCGATACTGCCCGGCAGGTCCTCGCCGGGGATGTGCAACGCACGATCGGACTGCGCGCCGACAGCGTAGATCACGGCGTCGTAGTGCTCGGCCAGTTCGGCGGACTGGACGTGTTCGCCCACGACCACGTTGCCGAAAAAGCGGAAGCGGGGGTCTTCGGCCGTGTTCTCGAACTGTTTGCTGATCGACTTGATCTTGGGGTGATCCGGCGCGACCCCGGAGCGCACCAGCCCCCAGGGCGTCGGCAACATCTCCAGCATGTCGACGGCCACGTCGATCTCCTCGGACGTGTCGGCGGCCTTCAGCAAAGATGCCGCGGCGAAGAACCCCGACGGTCCGGAGCCGACGATGGCTATGTGATACGGGTGGTACTGGCGCATACGCGAGCCTTCTGTTTGTGCCCGGCTGCGGCGCATGGGGCTGTGAAACGGATGGGCCGCAGTCGCGCGGTGCACACGATGGTCATCTGATGCTAAACGCTGATGCCGGTAACGTTGGCGGCTGTGGACCCAGATCGTCAAGCCGACATCGCCGCCCTTGACTCCACCCTGACCACGGTGGAGCGGGTGCTCGATGTGGACGGTCTGCGCAGCCGCATCGAGAAGCTGGAGCACGAGGCGTCCGATCCAAAGTTGTGGGACGACCAAGCCCGCGCGCAGCGGGTGACCAGTGAGCTGTCCCACACCCAGGGGGAGCTGCGGCGCGTCGAGGACCTACGGCGCCGCCTGGACGACCTGCCGGTGCTCTACGAGCTGGCCGCCGAGGAAGAAGGTGCGGCCGCCACCGAAGCGCTCGCGGAGGCCGACGCGGAGCTCACGGCGCTGCGCGCCGACATCGAGGCCACCGAGGTTCGCACCCTGCTGTCGGGTGAATACGACGAGCGTGAGGCGCTGGTCACAATCCGGTCCGGCGCGGGCGGCGTGGATGCCGCCGACTGGGCCGAGATGCTGCTGCGGATGTATATCCGATGGGCCGAGCAGCACAAATACGCCGTCGAGGTGTTCGATACCTCCTACGCGGAGGAAGCCGGGATCAAAAGCGCCACATTTGCCGTGCACGCACCCTTCGCATACGGGACGTTGTCGGTCGAACATGGCACCCACCGGCTGGTGCGGATCAGCCCGTTCGACAACCAGAGCCGGCGACAGACGTCGTTCGCCGAAGTCGAAGTGCTGCCGGTGGTGGAGACCACCGACCACATCGACATCCCCGAGGGTGACGTCCGGGTCGACGTGTACCGCTCCAGCGGGCCCGGTGGGCAGTCGGTGAACACGACGGATTCGGCGGTGCGGCTCACCCACATTCCCACCGGTATCGTGGTCACCTGCCAGAACGAGAAATCGCAGCTGCAGAACAAGGTGGCGGCGATGCGGGTTCTTCAGGCAAAGTTGTTGGAACGCAAGCGCTCAGAAGAACGCGCGGAGCTCGACGCATTGAAGGGGGAGGGCGGCAGCTCCTGGGGTAACCAGATGCGTTCCTACGTGCTGCACCCCTATCAGATGGTCAAGGATCTGCGAACCGAGTTCGAGGTCGGCAATCCGGCGGCGGTTCTGGACGGAGACATCGACGGATTCCTGGAAGCGGGGATCCGCTGGCGCAATCGACGAGATGACGATTAGCAGCACTACCCTTGCCGCCTCGATTGCGCAGGGTTGGCATGACTTCTGGCACGGTGCGATAGGCGAATGGATCCTCAACCGGGGTTTGCGCATCGCCATGCTGCTGATCGCGGCGGTGCTGGCGGCCCGCTTCGTGACCTGGGTTGCCAACCGGGTGAGCCAGCGCCTCGATCTGGGGTTCGCCGAAAGTGATGCGTTGGTGCGCTCGGAGGCGACCAAGCACCGCCAGGCCGTCGCGTCGGTGATCTCGTGGGTGTCGATAGTTCTCATCTATGTCGTCGTCGTGTACGAGATCATCGATATCTTGCCGGTTCCGGTCGGTTCGTTGGTGGGGCCGGCGGCCGTGTTGGGCGCAGCGCTGGGCTTCGGCGCCCAGCGCGTGGTGCAGGACCTGCTGGCCGGGTTCTTCATCATCGTGGAGAAGCAGTACGGATTCGGTGATCTGGTCGAACTCAGCATGGTGGGTTCGCCGGAGAATGCCGCCGGCACGGTCGAGGAAGTCACGCTGCGGGTGACCAAGCTGCGTTCCAGCGACGGCGAGGTCTTCACCGTACCCAACGGCAACATTGTCAAGTCCATCAACCTGTCCAAGGACTGGGCACGCGCGGTCGTGGACATCCCCGTCCCGACCGGCGCCGATCTCGGCCGGGTCAACGAGGTCCTACACCAGGAGTGTGGGCACGCCCGCGACGACGAACTACTGGGCGAGCTGTTGTTGGATGAGCCCACAGTGATGGGCGTGGAGCGGATCGAGGTGGACACCGTCACCCTCCGGTTGGTGGCCCGCACCCTGCCCGGCAAGCAGTTCGAGGCGGGCCGGCAGTTGCGAGTGTTGGTGATCCGCGCGCTCTCCCGCGCCGGTATCGTCACCGCGGCCGATGCGCAGGCCGAGGTGAGAGCCATCGTCCATCCGGCCACCGCTGCCGGCGCGGCGGACCAGACTGCGGGCCCGGAGCAGTAGCGGTGAAGCTCAGCAACCAGAAACGGCGCTGGCCGGGCTACCTGTTCGGCCGGGTGCGCACGTCGACCCTGGTGTTGATCGTGGCGTTCCTGGCAGTTTGGTGGGTCTACGAGACGTACGGGCCGCAGCAACCGGCTCCCAAGGACACCGCGCCGACCCAGGTGGTGCCGCCGGGCTTCGTGCCCGATCCCGACTACACCTGGGTGCCGCGCACCCGAGTGCAACCACCCACCGTCAAGGTGACGCCGACCACCACGCCCAGCCCGCCGGAAACTCCGACCAGCCCGCCGGAAACCACGCCCAGCCCGCCGCCGTTTGGGCCGCTGCCGTTTGAGCTGCCGCCGCCGTTCGGCCCGGGCCCCACGACCCCAACATCACCGGCACCGCTACCGCAGCCCGAACCGGGTCCGGCGGGCAACTCCTAGCTCAACCACGGGCCACCGGCCCGTTAATTTCGCCTACCAGCGAAAGTCACCGCTACACTGGCGTGCCGTGATGATCACCCTGGACCATGTCACCAAGCAGTACAAGTCGTCGGCGCGTCCCGCGTTGGACGACATCAACGTCAAGATCGACAAGGGTGAGTTCGTCTTCCTGATCGGCCCGTCGGGTTCGGGCAAGTCGACCTTCATGCGGCTGCTGCTGGCCGCGGAGACGCCGACCAGCGGTGATGTCCGGGTCTCGAAGTTTCATGTCAACAAACTCCGCGGTCGCCACGTACCGAAGCTGCGTCAGGTGATTGGCTGCGTCTTCCAGGACTTTCGGTTGTTGCAGCAGAAGACGGTGTACGACAACGTGGCCTTCGCACTGGAGGTGATCGGCAAACGCACCGACGCGATCAACCGGGTGGTGCCCGAGGTGCTCGAGACGGTCGGTCTGTCCGGCAAAGCCAACCGGCTGCCCGACGAGTTGTCAGGCGGCGAGCAACAGCGCGTTGCGATTGCCCGCGCATTTGTCAACCGGCCTTTGGTACTACTGGCCGACGAGCCCACGGGCAACCTCGACCCGGAAACCAGTAAGGACATCATGGATTTATTGGAGCGAATCAACCGCACCGGCACGACGGTGCTGATGGCTACCCACGACCACCACATCGTCGACTCGATGCGGCAGCGAGTGGTTGAGCTGTCGCTGGGCCGGCTGGTGCGTGACGAACAGCGTGGCGTCTACGGGATGGATCGCTAAGTGCGCTTCGGTTTCCTACTCAACGAGGTCCTTACCGGCTTTCGTCGCAATGTCACCATGACGATCGCGATGATCGTGACGACCGCGATCTCGATCGGCTTGTTCGGTGGTGGTTTGTTGGTCGTCCGGTTGGCCGATAGCTCCCGAGCCATCTATCTCGACCGGGTCGAATCCCAGGTCTTTCTCACCGACGATGTCTCCGCCAACGACCCGACCTGCGATGCCAACCCGTGTAAGGCGCTGCGGGCGCAGATCGAAAAGCGATCCGACGTCAAAGCGGTGCGTTTCCTCAACCGCCAGCAGGCCTACGACGACGCAATCCGCAAGTTCCCGCAGTTCAAGGACGTGGCGGGCAAGGATTCGTTCCCGGCGTCGTTCATCGTCAAGCTGGACAACCCCGAGCAGCATAAAGACTTTGACACCGCCATGCGGGGGCAGCCCGGCGTTCTCGACGTGCTCAATCAAAAAGAGCTGATCGACCGGCTGTTCGCGGTCCTGGACGGTTTGAGCAAAGCCGCGTTCGCCGTCGCGCTGGTGCAGGCCGTCGGGGCGATTCTGTTGATCGCCAATATGGTTCAGGTGGCCGCGTATACGCGGCGCACCGAGATCGGCATCATGCGCTTGGTCGGCGCCAGCCGCTGGTATACCCAGCTGCCCTTCCTGTTGGAGGCGATGCTGGCCGCGACGGTGGGGGTCGGCATCGCCGTCGCGGGCTTGATCGTGGTGCGGGCGATGTTCCTGGAGAATGCGCTGAACCAGTTCTATCAAGCCAATCTCGTTGCCAAGGTCGACTTTGCGGACATCCTGTTCATTTCCCCGTGGCTGTTGCTGGTGGGCGTGGCGATGTCCGGGTTGACGGCATACGTAACGTTGCGCATCTACGTGCGGCGCTAGCCGTGTCCAAGTCGTCGCATGGCGGCAGACGAATCGTCGCCACCAATCGCAAAGCCCGGCACAACTATTCGATCATCGAGGTGTTCGAGGCCGGGGTAGCGCTGCAAGGCACCGAGGTGAAGAGCCTGCGGGAAGGGCAGGCGTCGCTGGCCGATTCGTTCGCCACCGTCGACGACGGCGAAGTGTGGCTGCGCAACGTGCACATTCCCGAATACCGGCACGGCAGCTGGACCAACCACGAGCCGCGACGCAACCGCAAGCTGCTGTTGCATCGCCGCCAGATCGACACCCTGATCGGCAAGATCCGCGAAGGCAACTTTGCCCTGGTGCCGTTGGCGCTGTACTTCTCCGAGGGCAAGGTCAAGGTCGAGCTTGCGTTGGCACGAGGCAAGCAAGCCCGCGACAAACGCCAGGACATGGCCCGTCGCGATGCCCAGCGCGAAGTGCTGCGCGAGTTGGGTCGCCGCGCCAAGGGCATGACCTGATCGAGCGCTCGGCGAGGCGAGGTTTAGCATCGCTTTCGTGACCAAACCGGGCCGTCCCCTTACCGAGCTCGACAAGTCCGAGGTGCTGGGCGGGCTGTTCGCCGTATGGGATTCCCTCGATGCGCTGCTTGATGGACTGTCTGAGCCGGACTGGCGGGTGACGAGTCCGCTGCCCGGTTGGGATGTCAAGGCGGTGGTGGCACACATCGTCGGTACCGAGTCGTTTCTGCTCGGCATCGCCGCACCCGAACCAGACGTCGACGTCTCCGCGCTGGGGCATGTGCGCAACCCCATCGGCGTGATGAACGAGTGCTGGGTGCGACATCTCAGCGCAGAATCGGGTGCCGGCGTACTCGCGCGGTTTCGCGAAGTGACTGGTAGGCGGCGCAAGGCATTGGCGGGCCTTTCCGATGACGAATGGAACGCGGCGACTACGACGCCCTCCGGCCCGGACAGCTACGGGCGGTTCATGCGGATACGCACCTTCGACTGCTGGATGCACGAGCAGGACATCCGTGCTGCCCTGCAGCGCCCCTCTTCCGACGGTGACCTCGACGGGCCGGCGCCGCGACTGGCCCTTGATGAGATCGCGGCAACCATGGGGTTCGTCGTCGGCAAGCTGGCCAAAGCGCCCGACGGCTCCCGCGTGCTGTTCGAGCTGACCGGCCCGCTGGCCCGTAGCATGCGCGTTGCTGTTGATGGTCGCGCCCAGGTGGTCGACGACTTCGGCGGGGCAGAGCCGACGGCGACGATCCGGCTGGACGGGTTGCAGTTCACCCGGCTGGCCGGTGGGCGCCCGATGAGCCCGGCCCGCGACCAGGACGTGGAATTCGGCGGCGACAAAGACCTGGCAGCTCATATCGTCGAGCGCCTGAACTTCGTGATCTGATCGGGAAGTTTATTCAGTCGCCACTGGTTGTAATCGGCGTACTATGGGTTGTCCTGCCGAAGGTCGGCGGGATGCGCAAAATCAGACAAGGGGCTGAACGGTTTCGACTTCGCGCATCGAATCAAGGGAAGCGTGCCGGTGCAGGCAAGAGACCACCGTAAGCGTCGTTGCAACCATATAAGCGCCGATTCACATCAGCGCGACTACGCTCTCGCTGCCTAAGCGACGGCTAGTCTGTCAGACCGGGAACGCCCTCGGCCCGGACCCTGGCATCAGCTAGAGGGATCCACCGATGAGTTCGGTCGCGGGACTCATCGGGACAACCACAGCGACTGGGATCGTCATCCTGGCTAGTTCGCGTGACCGGGAGATCCGAGTAGAGGCATAGCGAACTGCGCACGGAGAAGCCTTGAGGGAATGCCGTAGGACCCGGGTTCGATTCCCGGCAGCTCCACCGACTTCACCAGCACTTATAAGGTCACCCTAAGACACCGTGTACACATGGTCTGCGAATTGTTTGATCGTCCATCGCCAGATGCCGCAACGGCGGGCCCTCGATGGCCCAGGAGAAATGCCGGGAAGCGCTATCGGGGCCTATGTACGCAGAAGGCGGACGGAGTCCCAGTCGCAGGCCCGAGTCGGCGGTTGACTAGCAAACATTTCAGTCGAGACTGCGACGAGTGCCGCCGCGACCAATGTAACGGTGTCCATGGGTTAGAGTGGCGGCGATTCGCCGCCCTTCACCACGCGGGGGCGCCAGTGTTCGGGTGGTCGCGATGCAACAGGCGTCGAACTTCGAGGTCGAACATTTCGGACCAGTACGAGTATGAAGACACGCGCGTCGGGACCCGCATGCAGCGGAGATCGTCGGAGTACTGTTTGGTCCGACGAAGTTTGTCGTTCATAGGGGTTCTGCGCAGTTGACCGAGATTAAGAGTGAGATCCGCACTAGCACGATCCATGCTCTTGAGGAGAAGGTTTCAAAGGGAAACTACGGGAAGTATCTGAGCAGACTCGTGCTCAAACGAGTGCGTGGCTTTACGGATCGCGAAGTCACATTTGACTTTCCAGTTACCGCTCTGGTGGGACCGAATGGTGGAGGCAAGACAACGATACTCGGCGCAGCCGGACTCATCTATCGCGATGTGCCGCCAAGGCGATTTTTTGCTAAGAGTGGCAAATATGACAGCAGTATGAAGGACTGGACTGTTGAATATCAGCTCATCGACAAGGAGATAAATCCAAGAATTCCGGTTCCACGTACAGCAAGTTACCTTAAAGCAAAATGGAACCGCTCTGCTGTTGAACGGGAAGTATTGATATTTGGCGTCGAGCGCACCGTGCCTGCAACGGAACGCAGAGAGTTGGTCAGAGCAGTAGGCGGTAAGTTTATGGCTTTCCAAGAGATTGCATTGACAGACATTGTTTCGGAAAACGTTGCGCGAATATTAGGGAAGCCTATTGAAGGTTTTAATCGGCTGTCTGTGGACCAATCCGGCAAAGTCACAATGTATGCAGGCCAGACTAATAAAGGGGCCGAATACTCTGAATTTCACTTCGGGGCTGGTGAAGCCAGCGTCATCCGGATTGTTAGTGACATCGAGAACGCGTCAGAAAACGCCTTGATTCTAGTGGAAGAAATTGAGAACGGGCTTCATCCCGTTGCGACTAGACGGATGGTCGAGTATCTAATCGACGTCGCAGCGAGAAAGGCCTGCCAAGTTATCTTCACTACCCATTCGAATGATGCTTTAGCGCCTTTACCATCTCGCGCTATATGGGCTGCTTACAACGGAGAAGTCCTGCAAGGTAAGTTGGATATTGCCGCCCTGCGAACGATCACGGGTCAAATAGATGCGAGTCTCGCAATCTTTGTGGAGGACGCGTACGCCGAGTTGTTAACAGCGACGGTGCTGCGGTATACGAAAGGCGTCGAGTTATCCGCCATTAAAATCCACCGCATGGGTGGTGCAAGTCCGGCGCTGAAGGTGAATGAGCAACACAATCTCGACCCGACCTCGACGTTTCCGTCTGTCTGCTTATTGGATGCCGACCACTCGGCCGGCGCAGATGCAGAAAAGAAGGTATTTGTACTTCCCGGAAGTGGGCACCCCGAAGCGCATATTCTGGATCGTGTCGTCAGCCGACTTGATACCGTTGCTGCGAAATTGACAGTATCTATGCAGTTACCCCCAAACCAACAAGTACGCGTAAAAGACGTCATCAATGCGCGAATGCTGACAAATTACGACGTCCACGTCATCTGGGAACAAATAGGCGAAGATCTCGATTTTACGTCTGGCCAAACGGTAGCAACGGCTTTTATGGCGATCTGGGCTCAGGAGTTCCCGGACGAGGTCACTCAACTTGTCGATCAATTTCGCAATCTAGTGCCGGTCGCTACGTAGGATACGACATCGTGCGCCGCGATAATTCCCGGCTGGCCGCCGCTTCGAGTTGCGAAGTGCAAATTCTGGAATCGTAGGCACGGCGTGTACGCTATCCGGCCGACGACCGATGATTTGAGCTGTCGGGAGTTGTTCGGGGCATAGCAAACCCCGTCGTGAAGCTGCCGGGAATATGTGCGCGGTGGGTACACGTACACACCCGACCTCCGAAAACGCCGTAATACCAGGCAATTTCTCGGAACGCTACGTAGGCCAATAGCCAGGTCAGGGGGTGTTTCCCAGCGCAACGGCGT
The nucleotide sequence above comes from Mycobacterium decipiens. Encoded proteins:
- a CDS encoding FAD-binding oxidoreductase; amino-acid sequence: MRSWWGWGTVEDALSERETRELVSRVAALLSGADLTDHPPPDPTALGVAAPRITPPASLAALCSTDPVDRAGHARGKAFRDVARNLQGQLEHLPDLIARPRSEQDLVDVLDWCACGEISVIPYGGGSSVVGGVEPRFDEPAVTMDVTAMGAVLEIDRVSRAARIQAGALGPALEDQLRPHDLTLRHFPQSFGFSTLGGWLATRAGGHFATLYTHIDDLTESLRVVTPAGISESRRLPGSGAGPSHDRLFLGSEGTLGIITEAWMRLQNRPRWQVTASVAFDDWAAAVTATRTIAQAGLYPANCRLLDPAEAFLNAGTPVGGGLLVLAFESADHPIDPWLDRAVVITAEHGGTVIARRSRETTSDATEHDAATNWRSAFLRMPYQRDALARRAVIAETFETACTWAGFDALHAAVTDAARAAIGKVCGTGAVTCRFTHVYPDGPAPYYGIYAGGSWGSLDVQWDEIKAAVSEAISATGGTITHHHAVGRDHRPWYDRQRPDPFAAALRAAKSALDPAGILNPGVLFGP
- a CDS encoding FAD-dependent oxidoreductase; its protein translation is MRQYHPYHIAIVGSGPSGFFAAASLLKAADTSEEIDVAVDMLEMLPTPWGLVRSGVAPDHPKIKSISKQFENTAEDPRFRFFGNVVVGEHVQSAELAEHYDAVIYAVGAQSDRALHIPGEDLPGSIAAVDFVGWYNAHPSFERVAPDLSGARAVVIGNGNVALDVARILITDPEELARTDIADHALASLRPRGVEEVVIVGRRGPLQAAFTTLELRELADLDGVDVVIDPADLDGITDEDAAAVGKVCKQNIKVLRGYAGREPRPGHRRMVFRFLTSPIEIRGDGKVERIVLGRNELVSDSSGRVAAKDTGEREELPVQLVVRSVGYRGVPTPGLPFDDKSGTIPNTGGRIDGSRNEYVVGWIKRGPTGVIGTNKKDSQDTVDTLIKDLAGAGDNGLADFAADHADKLIDWLAARQPKLVTSEHWQAIDHFERAAGEPHGRPRVKLPSLAELLRIGHG
- the prfB gene encoding peptide chain release factor 2, with amino-acid sequence MDPDRQADIAALDSTLTTVERVLDVDGLRSRIEKLEHEASDPKLWDDQARAQRVTSELSHTQGELRRVEDLRRRLDDLPVLYELAAEEEGAAATEALAEADAELTALRADIEATEVRTLLSGEYDEREALVTIRSGAGGVDAADWAEMLLRMYIRWAEQHKYAVEVFDTSYAEEAGIKSATFAVHAPFAYGTLSVEHGTHRLVRISPFDNQSRRQTSFAEVEVLPVVETTDHIDIPEGDVRVDVYRSSGPGGQSVNTTDSAVRLTHIPTGIVVTCQNEKSQLQNKVAAMRVLQAKLLERKRSEERAELDALKGEGGSSWGNQMRSYVLHPYQMVKDLRTEFEVGNPAAVLDGDIDGFLEAGIRWRNRRDDD
- a CDS encoding mechanosensitive ion channel family protein, whose product is MTISSTTLAASIAQGWHDFWHGAIGEWILNRGLRIAMLLIAAVLAARFVTWVANRVSQRLDLGFAESDALVRSEATKHRQAVASVISWVSIVLIYVVVVYEIIDILPVPVGSLVGPAAVLGAALGFGAQRVVQDLLAGFFIIVEKQYGFGDLVELSMVGSPENAAGTVEEVTLRVTKLRSSDGEVFTVPNGNIVKSINLSKDWARAVVDIPVPTGADLGRVNEVLHQECGHARDDELLGELLLDEPTVMGVERIEVDTVTLRLVARTLPGKQFEAGRQLRVLVIRALSRAGIVTAADAQAEVRAIVHPATAAGAADQTAGPEQ
- the ftsE gene encoding cell division ATP-binding protein FtsE yields the protein MITLDHVTKQYKSSARPALDDINVKIDKGEFVFLIGPSGSGKSTFMRLLLAAETPTSGDVRVSKFHVNKLRGRHVPKLRQVIGCVFQDFRLLQQKTVYDNVAFALEVIGKRTDAINRVVPEVLETVGLSGKANRLPDELSGGEQQRVAIARAFVNRPLVLLADEPTGNLDPETSKDIMDLLERINRTGTTVLMATHDHHIVDSMRQRVVELSLGRLVRDEQRGVYGMDR
- the ftsX gene encoding permease-like cell division protein FtsX, whose translation is MRFGFLLNEVLTGFRRNVTMTIAMIVTTAISIGLFGGGLLVVRLADSSRAIYLDRVESQVFLTDDVSANDPTCDANPCKALRAQIEKRSDVKAVRFLNRQQAYDDAIRKFPQFKDVAGKDSFPASFIVKLDNPEQHKDFDTAMRGQPGVLDVLNQKELIDRLFAVLDGLSKAAFAVALVQAVGAILLIANMVQVAAYTRRTEIGIMRLVGASRWYTQLPFLLEAMLAATVGVGIAVAGLIVVRAMFLENALNQFYQANLVAKVDFADILFISPWLLLVGVAMSGLTAYVTLRIYVRR
- the smpB gene encoding SsrA-binding protein SmpB produces the protein MSKSSHGGRRIVATNRKARHNYSIIEVFEAGVALQGTEVKSLREGQASLADSFATVDDGEVWLRNVHIPEYRHGSWTNHEPRRNRKLLLHRRQIDTLIGKIREGNFALVPLALYFSEGKVKVELALARGKQARDKRQDMARRDAQREVLRELGRRAKGMT
- a CDS encoding maleylpyruvate isomerase family mycothiol-dependent enzyme, which codes for MTKPGRPLTELDKSEVLGGLFAVWDSLDALLDGLSEPDWRVTSPLPGWDVKAVVAHIVGTESFLLGIAAPEPDVDVSALGHVRNPIGVMNECWVRHLSAESGAGVLARFREVTGRRRKALAGLSDDEWNAATTTPSGPDSYGRFMRIRTFDCWMHEQDIRAALQRPSSDGDLDGPAPRLALDEIAATMGFVVGKLAKAPDGSRVLFELTGPLARSMRVAVDGRAQVVDDFGGAEPTATIRLDGLQFTRLAGGRPMSPARDQDVEFGGDKDLAAHIVERLNFVI
- a CDS encoding ATP-dependent nuclease, with protein sequence MTEIKSEIRTSTIHALEEKVSKGNYGKYLSRLVLKRVRGFTDREVTFDFPVTALVGPNGGGKTTILGAAGLIYRDVPPRRFFAKSGKYDSSMKDWTVEYQLIDKEINPRIPVPRTASYLKAKWNRSAVEREVLIFGVERTVPATERRELVRAVGGKFMAFQEIALTDIVSENVARILGKPIEGFNRLSVDQSGKVTMYAGQTNKGAEYSEFHFGAGEASVIRIVSDIENASENALILVEEIENGLHPVATRRMVEYLIDVAARKACQVIFTTHSNDALAPLPSRAIWAAYNGEVLQGKLDIAALRTITGQIDASLAIFVEDAYAELLTATVLRYTKGVELSAIKIHRMGGASPALKVNEQHNLDPTSTFPSVCLLDADHSAGADAEKKVFVLPGSGHPEAHILDRVVSRLDTVAAKLTVSMQLPPNQQVRVKDVINARMLTNYDVHVIWEQIGEDLDFTSGQTVATAFMAIWAQEFPDEVTQLVDQFRNLVPVAT